A genomic stretch from Setaria viridis chromosome 1, Setaria_viridis_v4.0, whole genome shotgun sequence includes:
- the LOC117852590 gene encoding light-harvesting complex-like protein 3 isotype 2, chloroplastic, producing MAMATSTFSPRPASLRPLRAGAKPQLHLHHLPSSRLRAGRRGSRLERAAAGEAPVEVAPPSEPEAEPAPAAASNGAAVEAPPAKAVEAVAAAAPVPVPAFRDARWVNGTWDLSKFEKGGVVDWDAVIDAEARRRKWLEDYPEATNTDEAVVFDTSVIPWWAWMKRFHLPEAEKLNGRAAMVGFFMAYFVDSLTGVGLVDQMGNFFCKTLLFVAVAGVLLIRKNEDLDSLKKIIDETTFYDKQWQATWQDETTGGPKN from the exons atggccatggcgaCCTCCACCTTCTCCCCGCGCCCCGCCTCCCTCAGGCCGCTGCGGGCCGGCGCCAAGccccagctccacctccaccacctcccctcctcccgcctccgcgccggccgccgggggagccgcctggagcgcgccgccgccggggaggcgcCCGTCGAGGTCGCGCCGCCCAGCGAGCCGGAGGCGgagccggcccccgccgcggcctccaACGGTGCCGCCGTCGAGGCTCCTCCCGCGAAGGCCGTCGaggccgtggccgcggcggcgccggtgccggtgccggctTTCCGGGACGCGAGGTGGGTGAACGGGACCTGGGACCTCAGCAAGTTCGAGAAGGGCGGAGTTGTCGACTGGGACGCCGTCATCGACGCCG AGGCCAGGAGAAGGAAATGGCTTGAAGATTATCCAGAGGCCACTAATACAGATGAGGCCGTTGTCTTTGATACTTCAGTTATTCCATGGTGGGCATGGATGAAGAGGTTCCACCTTCCTGAAGCCGAGAAGCTGAATG GACGCGCTGCCATGGTCGGTTTCTTCATGGCTTACTTTGTCGATAGCTTGACGGGTGTGGGGCTCGTCGACCAAATGGGCAACTTCTTCTGCAAAACCCTGCTGTTTGTTGCTGTGGCTGGCGTTCTGCTGATCAGGAAAAATGAGGATCTTGACTCACTGAAGAAGATAATCGACGAGACGACATTCTACGACAAGCAATGGCAGGCAACCTGGCAAGATGAGACCACCGGAGGGCCAAAGAACTAG